A region from the Clavibacter sp. A6099 genome encodes:
- a CDS encoding YceI family protein — translation MDRKTKIIIGVAGGVVVLVGAFAAFGGPIYKQLAGTPDAAPTLASTPAPGGAVGDLSGDWKAGGSSYAGYRVDEVLNGTPVTVNGRTDAVTGDITVAGSQVTKGTMTVDVTQIHTDQPPRDAYFQNEAMKTGDFPTATFTLTQPIAADGVEAGVPATYDVTGDLTLHGVTKSVTAQMQASFTSDGGQIVGSIPITFQDFGVQAPSLGFVTVEDHGSVEFSLDVAKA, via the coding sequence ATGGACAGGAAGACCAAGATCATCATCGGGGTGGCGGGCGGCGTGGTCGTCCTCGTCGGGGCATTCGCGGCCTTCGGCGGCCCCATCTACAAGCAGCTGGCGGGCACGCCGGACGCCGCCCCCACCCTCGCGTCGACGCCCGCGCCGGGCGGCGCGGTCGGCGACCTCTCCGGCGACTGGAAGGCGGGCGGGTCCTCCTACGCGGGCTACCGCGTCGACGAGGTGCTGAACGGCACGCCCGTCACGGTCAACGGCCGGACGGACGCCGTCACGGGCGACATCACGGTCGCCGGATCCCAGGTCACGAAGGGCACCATGACGGTCGACGTGACGCAGATCCACACCGACCAGCCCCCGCGCGACGCGTACTTCCAGAACGAGGCGATGAAGACGGGCGACTTCCCGACCGCGACCTTCACCCTGACGCAGCCGATCGCGGCCGACGGCGTCGAGGCGGGCGTCCCCGCGACGTACGACGTGACGGGCGACCTCACGCTGCACGGCGTGACCAAGAGCGTGACCGCGCAGATGCAGGCGAGCTTCACGTCCGACGGCGGGCAGATCGTGGGCTCCATCCCGATCACGTTCCAGGACTTCGGCGTCCAGGCACCGAGCCTCGGCTTCGTGACCGTCGAGGACCACGGGTCGGTCGAGTTCTCGCTCGACGTGGCGAAGGCCTAG
- a CDS encoding response regulator transcription factor, translating to MSAENRPITLAIVDDHRMLLGALTEWIRNAASDIEMVAAVSTWPDLLTHPRFPVDVVLLDLDLKDNLPISLKIATLKTTGVKTVLMSTYSEPNVVREALASGALGYLVKSEDASMIVDAIRLAADGQSYISAELDLAINSTDVGGVPKLSAQERRVMALYGGGEPVKSVAYSLGISEETAKSYLKRIREKYRVAGFDVGTKVALRKRAIQDGILLQGE from the coding sequence GTGTCAGCTGAGAACCGACCGATCACCCTCGCCATCGTGGACGACCACAGGATGCTGCTCGGGGCCCTGACCGAGTGGATCCGCAACGCCGCGTCCGACATCGAGATGGTCGCAGCCGTGTCCACCTGGCCCGACCTGCTGACGCATCCGCGGTTCCCCGTCGACGTCGTCCTCCTCGACCTCGACCTCAAGGACAACCTGCCGATCTCGCTGAAGATCGCCACGCTCAAGACCACGGGCGTGAAGACCGTGCTGATGAGCACGTACTCGGAGCCCAACGTCGTGCGCGAGGCCCTGGCCTCCGGCGCCCTCGGCTACCTCGTGAAGAGCGAGGACGCGAGCATGATCGTCGACGCCATCCGCCTCGCTGCCGACGGCCAGTCGTACATCTCCGCCGAGCTGGACCTCGCCATCAACAGCACCGACGTCGGCGGCGTGCCCAAGCTCAGCGCGCAGGAGCGCCGGGTCATGGCGCTCTACGGCGGCGGCGAGCCCGTGAAGTCGGTCGCCTACAGCCTCGGCATCTCCGAGGAGACCGCGAAGTCGTACCTCAAGCGGATCCGCGAGAAGTACCGCGTCGCGGGCTTCGACGTCGGCACCAAGGTGGCGCTGCGGAAGCGCGCGATCCAGGACGGGATCCTGCTCCAGGGCGAGTAG
- a CDS encoding ADP-dependent NAD(P)H-hydrate dehydratase — protein MSDAHDDHAPDGWIRQDAERTRRAIRLPRDDDDKYTRGVLGIRTGSDRYPGAAVLGVEAAARTGVGMIRYLGPAGASASVLARRPEVVTADGRVQAWLVGSGIDQAHRDEAATDAIAAALGQGLPAVVDAGALDLVGRATGPVVVTPHFRELSRLLDGAGIEASAEDIAADAAGWAERAARELGVCVLLKGATTFVVGGSARIAIRAGTPWLATAGSGDVLGGVLGALTAGASARIADAADPLAELAAVAAAAAWLHGRAGDLASGGGPITALDVAEAMPRAVRETLAGSGG, from the coding sequence ATGAGCGACGCGCACGACGACCACGCACCCGACGGCTGGATCCGGCAGGACGCCGAGCGCACGCGCCGGGCGATCCGCCTCCCGCGCGACGACGACGACAAGTACACGCGCGGCGTCCTCGGCATCCGCACGGGCTCGGACCGCTACCCGGGCGCCGCCGTCCTCGGCGTCGAGGCGGCCGCGCGCACCGGCGTCGGCATGATCCGCTACCTCGGGCCCGCGGGCGCGTCCGCCTCCGTGCTCGCCCGCCGCCCCGAGGTCGTCACGGCTGACGGGCGCGTGCAGGCGTGGCTCGTCGGATCCGGCATCGACCAGGCCCACCGCGACGAGGCGGCGACCGACGCCATCGCCGCCGCGCTCGGGCAGGGCCTGCCGGCGGTCGTGGACGCGGGCGCGCTCGACCTCGTCGGGCGCGCGACGGGACCCGTGGTCGTCACGCCGCACTTCCGCGAGCTGTCGCGGCTGCTCGACGGCGCGGGCATCGAGGCGTCCGCGGAGGACATCGCGGCCGACGCCGCGGGGTGGGCCGAGCGCGCGGCGCGGGAGCTCGGCGTCTGCGTGCTGCTCAAGGGCGCGACCACGTTCGTCGTCGGCGGGTCCGCGCGCATCGCGATCCGCGCGGGGACGCCGTGGCTCGCGACGGCGGGCTCGGGGGACGTGCTCGGCGGGGTGCTCGGCGCCCTCACGGCGGGCGCGTCCGCTCGGATCGCCGACGCGGCGGATCCCCTCGCGGAGCTCGCCGCCGTCGCCGCGGCCGCCGCGTGGCTGCACGGGCGTGCGGGCGACCTCGCATCCGGCGGTGGACCGATCACGGCCCTCGACGTCGCCGAGGCGATGCCGAGGGCCGTGCGGGAGACGCTGGCGGGATCCGGCGGCTAG
- a CDS encoding MFS transporter, producing the protein MNPPSSGRATLSPARVRVALLALAMGGFAIGTTEFVAMGLLPQLAADLLPEVAARSTEAANAQAGTLISAYALGVVVGAPTIAAASARAPRRKLLLWLLLAFTLGTVLSAILPSFGLVVVARFVAGLPHGAYFGIASLVAAQLMGEGKRARGVAFVLAGLTIANVIGVPIVTWIGQNAGWRVAYLVVAAIFAATFVAVFLAVPAQAGNPEATLRRELRAFTRLQVWLALLIGAIGFGGFFAVYTFVSPMVTEVTGLPEWSVPLALVVVGLGMTAGNLAGGWWADRDVKAALLCLFGLLIVSLVGLVLTASNPVGLFGFLFLIGGSAAALSPGIQIRLMDVAHDSQSIAAALNHSALNTGNAVGAALGGVTVAAGLGYTSPAIVGVGLSVAGLLIVLASFGLDRRRRGSRRPADGQRPTTQPIGIGG; encoded by the coding sequence GTGAATCCCCCCTCCTCCGGGCGGGCGACCCTGTCGCCGGCCCGCGTCCGCGTCGCCCTGCTCGCCCTCGCGATGGGCGGGTTCGCAATCGGCACCACCGAGTTCGTCGCCATGGGGCTCCTGCCGCAGCTCGCCGCCGACCTGCTGCCCGAGGTGGCCGCGCGCTCGACGGAGGCCGCGAACGCGCAGGCCGGCACGCTCATCAGCGCCTACGCCCTCGGCGTGGTGGTGGGTGCCCCGACCATCGCGGCCGCATCGGCCCGGGCGCCCCGGCGGAAGCTGCTGCTCTGGCTGCTGCTGGCCTTCACGCTCGGCACGGTCCTCAGCGCGATCCTGCCGAGCTTCGGTCTCGTGGTCGTCGCCCGCTTCGTCGCGGGCCTGCCGCACGGCGCCTACTTCGGCATCGCGTCGCTGGTCGCCGCGCAGCTGATGGGGGAGGGCAAGCGCGCCAGGGGCGTCGCCTTCGTGCTCGCGGGCCTCACCATCGCCAACGTCATCGGCGTGCCCATCGTCACGTGGATCGGGCAGAACGCGGGCTGGCGCGTCGCCTACCTCGTCGTCGCCGCGATCTTCGCCGCCACCTTCGTCGCCGTGTTCCTCGCCGTGCCCGCGCAGGCCGGCAACCCCGAGGCGACGCTCCGGCGCGAGCTCCGCGCGTTCACCCGGCTGCAGGTCTGGCTCGCGCTCCTCATCGGCGCGATCGGATTCGGCGGCTTCTTCGCCGTCTACACGTTCGTGTCGCCCATGGTGACGGAGGTGACCGGGCTGCCCGAGTGGTCGGTGCCGCTGGCGCTCGTGGTGGTGGGCCTCGGCATGACGGCCGGCAACCTCGCGGGCGGCTGGTGGGCGGATCGCGACGTGAAGGCCGCGCTCCTCTGCCTCTTCGGGCTGCTCATCGTCTCGCTCGTGGGGCTGGTGCTCACGGCGTCGAACCCGGTGGGGCTGTTCGGGTTCCTGTTCCTCATCGGCGGGTCGGCGGCGGCGCTGTCGCCCGGGATCCAGATCCGGCTGATGGACGTGGCGCACGACTCGCAGTCCATCGCGGCGGCGCTCAACCACTCGGCGCTGAACACGGGCAACGCGGTCGGCGCGGCGCTCGGCGGCGTGACCGTCGCGGCGGGGCTCGGCTACACGTCGCCCGCGATCGTGGGTGTCGGCCTCAGCGTGGCGGGCCTCCTCATCGTGCTCGCGAGCTTCGGGCTCGACCGGCGCCGTCGCGGATCCCGCCGGCCGGCGGACGGCCAGCGGCCCACGACCCAGCCGATCGGGATCGGCGGCTGA
- a CDS encoding thiamine-binding protein translates to MLVAFSVAPSGGDAPDASVHDAVAAAVAVVRASGLPNRTDSMFTTVEGDWDEVFDVVRRATEAVAPFGTRVSLVLKADIRPGYQGELTGKLERLEQAIDARGADA, encoded by the coding sequence ATGCTCGTCGCCTTCTCCGTCGCACCCAGCGGGGGCGACGCGCCCGACGCCTCCGTGCACGACGCCGTGGCCGCCGCGGTGGCCGTCGTCCGCGCGTCTGGACTGCCGAACCGCACCGACTCCATGTTCACCACCGTCGAGGGCGACTGGGACGAGGTCTTCGACGTCGTGCGCCGCGCCACCGAGGCCGTCGCGCCCTTCGGGACGCGCGTGTCGCTCGTGCTGAAGGCGGACATCCGCCCCGGCTACCAGGGCGAGCTGACGGGCAAGCTCGAGCGCCTCGAGCAGGCCATCGACGCGCGCGGCGCCGACGCCTGA